The following are from one region of the Bradyrhizobium sediminis genome:
- a CDS encoding GNAT family N-acetyltransferase, producing the protein MGQTLPKPALRPYLAADTPVLAAIFAAAIAELTGDDYSEAQQQAWASAAEDEAQFGKRLAGALTLVATLQGSPVGFASLKGADHIDMLYVHPGAVGQGVAATLCDALEKLAGSRGVTNLTVDASDNALEFFARRGYVAKQRNTVTVNGEWLANTTMQKTLAQAAAPGAST; encoded by the coding sequence ATGGGACAGACGCTGCCCAAACCCGCGCTGCGGCCGTACCTTGCGGCCGATACGCCCGTGCTGGCGGCGATCTTCGCCGCTGCCATCGCCGAATTGACCGGCGATGACTACAGCGAGGCGCAGCAGCAAGCCTGGGCCAGCGCCGCCGAGGACGAAGCGCAATTCGGCAAGCGCCTGGCGGGTGCGCTCACGCTGGTCGCCACGCTGCAGGGTTCGCCGGTCGGCTTTGCCTCGCTGAAAGGCGCCGACCATATCGACATGCTCTATGTTCACCCGGGCGCGGTCGGGCAGGGCGTCGCCGCGACGCTGTGCGACGCGCTGGAAAAACTCGCCGGCAGCCGCGGCGTGACAAACCTGACCGTCGACGCCAGCGACAATGCGCTGGAATTCTTCGCCAGGCGCGGCTACGTCGCCAAGCAGCGCAACACCGTCACCGTCAATGGCGAGTGGCTGGCCAACACCACGATGCAGAAGACGCTTGCCCAGGCGGCTGCGCCGGGAGCTTCCACATGA
- a CDS encoding alpha/beta hydrolase family protein, whose amino-acid sequence MAEAALDDVFIDDITFPATDGYLLGATLFLPRGAKSHAVLINSATATPRKVYRRFAGYLARRGCAVLTYDYRGIGDSRQKAMVGYNQTKSLAGFNATMSDWAGKDVTAAVVWMRERYKALPLNFVGHSFGGQALGLLSNNTEVSRALFIAAQAGYWKLMALPENYRVYAMLKFVGLPLTRMMGYAPGWTGLGEDLPRGVFEQWASWVMSERYLFTDPKLPGLSNFANYKGALRALCFSDDPWATRPAVGLLSSGFSAIEPEILTIKPADIGAAKIGHFGFFRPEHRDTLWRGAAEWIQA is encoded by the coding sequence TTGGCTGAGGCTGCGCTGGACGACGTCTTCATCGACGATATCACCTTCCCTGCTACCGACGGGTACCTGCTTGGGGCGACACTGTTTCTGCCGCGCGGCGCAAAGAGCCATGCGGTGCTGATCAATTCGGCCACCGCGACCCCGCGCAAGGTCTACCGGCGGTTCGCCGGCTATCTGGCGCGCCGCGGCTGCGCGGTCTTGACCTACGACTACCGCGGCATCGGCGACAGCAGGCAGAAGGCCATGGTCGGCTACAACCAGACCAAGTCGTTGGCCGGCTTCAACGCCACGATGTCGGACTGGGCCGGCAAGGACGTCACCGCTGCGGTGGTCTGGATGCGCGAGCGCTACAAGGCCCTGCCGCTCAACTTCGTCGGCCATTCCTTCGGCGGCCAGGCGCTGGGGCTGCTCTCCAACAACACCGAGGTCTCGCGCGCGCTCTTCATCGCAGCGCAGGCCGGCTACTGGAAACTGATGGCCCTGCCGGAGAATTACCGCGTCTATGCCATGCTGAAATTCGTCGGCCTCCCCCTCACCCGGATGATGGGCTACGCGCCCGGCTGGACCGGGCTCGGCGAAGACCTGCCGAGAGGTGTGTTCGAGCAATGGGCCTCCTGGGTCATGAGCGAGCGCTATCTGTTCACCGATCCGAAGCTGCCGGGCCTGTCGAATTTCGCCAACTACAAGGGCGCGCTGCGCGCGCTGTGTTTCTCCGACGATCCCTGGGCGACGCGGCCGGCGGTCGGCCTGCTGAGCTCGGGATTTTCCGCCATCGAGCCCGAGATCCTGACCATCAAGCCCGCCGATATCGGCGCCGCGAAGATCGGCCATTTCGGCTTCTTCCGCCCCGAGCACCGCGACACGCTGTGGCGCGGGGCGGCGGAATGGATTCAGGCGTAA
- a CDS encoding aspartate dehydrogenase — translation MRPDLRIAVVGLGAIGTRVVEALDRGIDGLVLTAVSVQNPEKHRSRLAGLTRPPAVLPIEALVDVADIVIECAPSRLVRSIVAPFVTNGKTAVVLSAGALLDHEDLIELAKQNGGQIVVPTGALIGLDAVTAAAVGKIHSVRMVTRKPVRGLAGAPYIVENNIDIERITEPLKIFDGTAREAAKGFPANVNVAAALSLAGIGPDRTTIEIWADPAVTRNMHRIDVDSDSARFSMSIENIPSENPKTGLITALSVIACLRKLRAPLRVGT, via the coding sequence ATGCGGCCTGACCTGCGCATTGCGGTTGTCGGGCTCGGGGCCATCGGAACCCGGGTCGTGGAGGCGCTGGACCGGGGCATCGATGGATTGGTGCTGACCGCGGTGTCGGTGCAGAACCCCGAAAAGCATCGCAGCCGGCTTGCCGGTTTGACGAGACCGCCTGCCGTCCTGCCGATCGAGGCGCTCGTCGATGTCGCCGACATCGTCATCGAATGCGCCCCAAGCAGGCTCGTCCGCTCGATCGTCGCGCCGTTTGTAACCAACGGAAAGACCGCGGTCGTGCTCAGTGCCGGCGCGCTGCTCGACCACGAAGACCTCATTGAATTGGCGAAACAGAACGGCGGCCAGATCGTGGTGCCCACCGGCGCGCTGATCGGCCTCGACGCCGTGACCGCTGCAGCGGTCGGGAAAATCCATTCGGTCCGGATGGTAACCCGGAAGCCGGTCCGCGGGCTCGCCGGCGCTCCCTATATCGTCGAAAACAACATCGACATCGAACGAATTACCGAACCGCTCAAGATATTCGACGGTACGGCACGCGAGGCGGCGAAAGGATTTCCGGCAAATGTAAATGTCGCCGCTGCACTGTCGCTCGCCGGGATCGGTCCCGATCGAACCACCATCGAGATCTGGGCGGATCCCGCCGTGACGCGCAACATGCACCGCATCGACGTGGATTCCGATTCCGCCCGCTTTTCCATGTCGATCGAAAATATCCCGTCAGAGAACCCGAAGACGGGTCTCATCACCGCGCTGTCCGTCATTGCCTGCCTTCGCAAGCTGCGCGCACCGCTTCGCGTCGGGACGTGA
- the cysS gene encoding cysteine--tRNA ligase has protein sequence MQLRLYDTLTREKRPFAPLDPKNVRMYVCGPTVYDFAHIGNARPVIVFDVLFRLLRHVYGAGHVTYVRNITDVDDKINDRAARDFPGLPLNEAIRKVTEQTEKQFHDDVDALGCLRPTVEPRATEHIAEMRDIIERLVLGGFAYVAEDHVLFSPQAMNAANSVLPRYGALANRSLDEMIAGARVDVAPYKRDATDFVLWKPSKPGEPSWPSPSGIRTQGRPGWHIECSAMAWKHLGERFDIHGGGIDLVFPHHENELAQSTCAFHADRMANVWMHNGFLQVESEKMSKSLGNFITIRESLADWPGEVLRLNMLKTHYRSPIDWTSKNLEESAKTLDDWYAIAADVKSDRPSDAVIAALSDDLNTPQMIASLHGLRNAAASGSERDRGEFAATLRLLGFLSESAAEWKGRKQQASGVDAKHIDGLISDRAAARARKDFRESDRIRDELAAMGVVIKDSKEGTTWEIAR, from the coding sequence ATGCAATTGCGACTCTACGATACGTTGACCAGGGAAAAGCGGCCATTTGCGCCGCTCGATCCCAAGAACGTGCGCATGTATGTCTGCGGGCCGACGGTCTATGACTTCGCCCATATCGGAAATGCGCGTCCGGTCATCGTGTTCGACGTGCTGTTCCGGCTGCTGCGGCACGTCTATGGCGCCGGCCACGTCACCTATGTCCGCAACATCACCGACGTCGATGACAAGATCAACGATCGCGCGGCGAGGGATTTCCCCGGCCTGCCGCTGAACGAGGCGATCCGCAAGGTCACCGAGCAGACCGAAAAGCAGTTCCACGACGATGTCGATGCGCTGGGCTGCCTGCGCCCGACGGTCGAGCCGCGCGCCACTGAGCATATCGCGGAGATGCGCGACATCATCGAGCGGCTGGTGCTGGGCGGCTTTGCCTATGTCGCCGAGGACCACGTGCTGTTCTCGCCGCAGGCGATGAACGCTGCGAATTCGGTGCTGCCGCGCTACGGCGCGCTCGCCAACCGCTCACTGGACGAGATGATCGCCGGCGCTCGCGTCGATGTCGCGCCGTACAAGCGCGACGCCACCGACTTCGTGCTGTGGAAGCCGTCGAAGCCGGGCGAGCCGTCATGGCCGTCGCCGTCGGGCATCAGGACGCAGGGCCGCCCGGGCTGGCACATCGAGTGCTCGGCGATGGCGTGGAAGCATCTCGGCGAGCGGTTCGACATCCATGGCGGCGGCATCGATCTGGTGTTTCCGCATCACGAGAACGAGCTCGCGCAGAGCACTTGCGCCTTTCACGCCGACCGCATGGCCAATGTCTGGATGCACAACGGCTTCCTGCAGGTCGAAAGCGAGAAGATGTCGAAGAGCCTCGGCAACTTCATCACCATCAGGGAATCCCTGGCGGATTGGCCGGGCGAGGTGCTGCGCCTCAATATGTTGAAGACGCATTACCGCTCGCCGATCGACTGGACCTCGAAGAACCTCGAAGAGAGCGCGAAAACGCTCGATGACTGGTACGCCATTGCGGCCGACGTCAAATCCGACCGGCCGTCGGATGCCGTCATTGCAGCACTTTCGGACGATCTGAACACGCCGCAGATGATCGCCTCGCTGCACGGCCTGCGAAACGCGGCGGCATCCGGCAGCGAGCGCGACCGCGGCGAGTTCGCTGCGACGCTGCGGCTGCTCGGTTTCCTGTCCGAGAGCGCGGCCGAGTGGAAGGGCCGAAAGCAGCAGGCGAGCGGCGTCGACGCGAAACACATCGATGGCTTGATCTCCGATCGCGCCGCGGCGCGCGCGCGCAAGGATTTCAGGGAATCCGATCGTATCCGCGATGAATTGGCCGCCATGGGCGTCGTCATCAAGGATTCCAAAGAAGGTACCACCTGGGAGATCGCGCGATGA
- a CDS encoding DUF2865 domain-containing protein, with amino-acid sequence MLETPITPFFRRILACAVLLGAVALGVDASAQMNPGPPPSQGGAAVNPMCPRLEAQLASIDRGGGSGDPAKEEQIRRYQDAASRQQDELDRVTSQAKRMGCDSSGFFSLFSGQSAQCGPVNNKIQQMRGNLDQITTSLERLRGGGFGGSERENQRRSVLTALAQNNCGPQYAAAARNGGNFLENLFGDRGNLNAPPGDLGPQSGTYRTVCVRTCDGAYFPVSFATVPARFPDDEKSCKALCPATEATLFAYRNPGEDMNQAVSISGQPYSALPNAFKYRTEFNPSCACKAAGQTWSDALKAVDDKAAAEQQGDIIVTEESAKKMARPPAPKAVNAKKGAAPAATTATAPAASTAATAGTTPDNKPIRSVGPTFIPAR; translated from the coding sequence ATGCTGGAAACGCCGATTACCCCCTTCTTCCGCCGGATTCTGGCCTGCGCCGTGCTGCTCGGCGCGGTCGCGCTCGGCGTTGACGCCTCCGCGCAGATGAATCCGGGGCCGCCGCCTTCGCAGGGCGGCGCTGCCGTGAATCCGATGTGCCCGCGGCTCGAAGCGCAACTGGCGAGCATCGACCGCGGCGGCGGCAGCGGCGATCCGGCCAAGGAAGAGCAGATCCGGCGCTACCAGGATGCCGCTTCCAGGCAGCAGGACGAACTCGACCGCGTCACCTCGCAGGCCAAGCGCATGGGCTGCGACAGTTCGGGATTTTTCTCGCTGTTTTCCGGCCAGTCGGCGCAATGCGGTCCGGTCAACAACAAGATCCAGCAGATGCGCGGCAATCTCGACCAGATCACGACCAGCCTCGAGCGGTTGCGCGGCGGCGGCTTCGGCGGCTCCGAGCGCGAGAACCAGCGCCGCTCCGTGTTGACGGCGCTCGCCCAGAACAATTGCGGGCCGCAATATGCCGCAGCCGCCCGCAACGGCGGCAATTTCCTCGAAAATCTGTTCGGCGACAGGGGCAATCTCAATGCGCCCCCCGGCGATCTCGGGCCGCAATCCGGAACCTATCGCACAGTCTGTGTGCGCACCTGCGACGGCGCCTATTTCCCGGTCTCCTTCGCCACCGTGCCGGCACGCTTCCCGGATGACGAGAAGAGCTGCAAGGCGCTGTGTCCGGCGACGGAAGCGACACTGTTTGCCTATCGCAACCCCGGCGAAGACATGAACCAGGCCGTCTCGATCAGCGGCCAGCCTTATTCGGCGCTGCCGAATGCGTTCAAATACCGCACCGAGTTCAATCCGTCCTGCGCGTGCAAGGCGGCCGGACAGACATGGTCGGACGCGCTGAAAGCCGTCGATGACAAGGCTGCCGCCGAACAGCAGGGCGATATCATCGTCACCGAGGAGAGCGCGAAGAAGATGGCGCGGCCGCCTGCACCGAAGGCGGTCAACGCCAAGAAGGGTGCGGCCCCCGCAGCCACGACCGCCACCGCACCGGCGGCCAGCACGGCGGCAACGGCAGGCACCACCCCTGACAACAAGCCGATCCGTTCGGTGGGGCCGACCTTCATCCCCGCGCGTTAA
- the cimA gene encoding citramalate synthase, which translates to MSRERLYLFDTTLRDGAQTNGVDFTLHDKQIIAQMLDELGIDYVEGGYPGANPTDSEFFAAKPKLEHAQFTAFGMTRRPGRSASNDPGLAALIEAKADAICFVAKSSAYQVRVALETTNEENLASIRDSVQAAKSAGREVMLDCEHFFDGYKENPDFALACAKAAYDSGVRWVVLCDTNGGTMPHEIETVVGEVVKHIPGDHVGIHAHNDTEQAVANSLAAVRAGARQIQGTLNGLGERCGNANLCSLIPTLRLKREFSDAFEIGVTADKMATLMRVSRTLDDMLNRAPNRHAAYVGESAFVTKAGIHASAMMKDPHSYEHVLPESVGNHRKVLVSDQAGRSNVMAELDRAGIAYDKSDPKLARLVEELKEREAAGYAYESADASFELLARRTLGKVPEYFRVEQFDVNVEQRYNANGQRVTVAMAVVKVDVAGERLISAAEGNGPVNALDVALRKDLGKYQKYIEGLKLIDYRVRILNGGTEAVTRVLIESEDEQGESWTTIGVSPNIIDASFQALMDSVIYKLVKSGAPA; encoded by the coding sequence ATGAGCCGCGAACGCCTCTATCTGTTCGACACCACGCTGCGCGACGGCGCGCAGACCAACGGCGTCGATTTCACGCTGCACGACAAGCAGATCATCGCGCAAATGCTCGACGAACTCGGCATCGACTATGTCGAGGGCGGCTATCCCGGCGCCAATCCGACCGACAGCGAATTCTTTGCCGCAAAGCCGAAGCTCGAACATGCGCAGTTCACGGCGTTCGGCATGACGCGGCGTCCGGGCCGTTCGGCCTCGAACGATCCGGGCCTGGCGGCGCTGATCGAGGCCAAGGCCGATGCGATCTGCTTTGTCGCAAAGTCCTCCGCCTATCAGGTGCGGGTGGCGCTCGAGACCACCAACGAGGAGAACCTCGCCTCGATCCGCGACAGCGTGCAGGCGGCGAAGTCGGCGGGCCGCGAGGTCATGCTCGACTGCGAGCATTTTTTCGACGGCTACAAGGAAAATCCGGATTTCGCGCTGGCCTGCGCCAAAGCGGCCTATGATTCCGGGGTGCGCTGGGTGGTGCTGTGCGACACCAATGGCGGCACCATGCCGCATGAGATCGAGACCGTCGTCGGCGAGGTGGTGAAACATATTCCGGGCGATCACGTCGGCATCCACGCCCATAACGACACCGAGCAGGCGGTGGCCAATTCGCTGGCCGCGGTGCGCGCCGGCGCGCGCCAGATCCAGGGCACGCTGAATGGGTTAGGGGAGCGCTGCGGCAACGCCAATCTGTGCTCGCTGATCCCGACGCTACGGCTGAAGCGCGAATTTTCCGATGCCTTCGAGATCGGCGTCACCGCGGACAAGATGGCGACGCTGATGAGGGTGTCGCGCACCCTCGACGACATGCTCAACCGGGCGCCGAACCGCCACGCGGCTTATGTCGGCGAAAGCGCCTTCGTCACCAAAGCCGGTATTCATGCCTCGGCGATGATGAAGGATCCGCATAGTTACGAGCATGTGTTGCCCGAATCGGTCGGCAATCATCGCAAGGTGCTGGTGTCCGACCAGGCCGGCCGCTCCAACGTCATGGCCGAGCTCGACCGCGCAGGCATCGCCTACGACAAGAGCGACCCGAAGCTGGCGCGCCTGGTCGAGGAACTGAAGGAGCGCGAAGCCGCCGGCTATGCCTACGAGTCCGCCGATGCCTCGTTCGAGCTGCTGGCGCGGCGCACGCTGGGCAAGGTGCCGGAATATTTCCGGGTCGAGCAGTTCGACGTCAATGTCGAGCAGCGCTACAACGCCAACGGCCAGCGCGTCACGGTGGCGATGGCGGTGGTGAAGGTCGACGTCGCCGGCGAACGGCTGATCTCGGCGGCCGAAGGCAACGGCCCCGTCAATGCCCTCGACGTGGCGCTGCGCAAGGATCTCGGTAAATACCAGAAATACATCGAAGGCCTGAAGCTGATCGACTATCGCGTGCGTATCCTCAATGGCGGCACGGAAGCGGTGACACGGGTGCTGATCGAGAGCGAGGACGAGCAGGGCGAGAGCTGGACCACGATCGGCGTGTCGC
- a CDS encoding NAD+ synthase, with amino-acid sequence MTEPQFKITLAQLDPIVGDVEGNAAKARAARARAKADGADLLVLPELFICGYPPEDLVLKPALQSACRAAVEALARETGDGGPAVLIGSPWVDDGKLYNACALLDGGRIAAIRYKANLPNYGVFDEKRLFARGPAAGPVTIRGIRVGVPICEDIWLEESEDYENVVECLAETGAEILVVPNGSPYARDKNDLRLSIAVARVTESGLPLVYLNQIGGQDELVFDGASFALNGDLSVAAQLPAFEENITTLRWRKTDAGWRCDGPVAPVVDGDKGDYAACVLGLRDYVGKNGFPGVLLGVSGGIDSALCAAIAVDALGADRVRGVMLPFRFTAQVSLDDAAKLSKALGIRYEVFPIAPAVNGFEEILSKTFAGLPRDITEENLQARTRGTLLMAISNKTGAMVVTTGNKSEMSVGYATIYGDMNGGFNPIKDIYKTEVFRLSTLRNSWKPDGALGPSGEVIPVHIITRPPTAELRENQTDQDSLPPYDMLDAILERLVEREEPLADIIAAGFDAAVVTRIDRLLNIAEYKRRQAAPGVKVTQKNFGRDRRYPITNRFRDTGKALPQPDDTLLSRAARGSAEVFEG; translated from the coding sequence ATGACCGAACCTCAGTTCAAGATCACGCTGGCGCAGTTGGATCCGATCGTCGGTGACGTCGAGGGCAACGCCGCCAAGGCGCGCGCCGCCCGCGCGCGGGCGAAGGCCGACGGCGCCGACCTGCTGGTGCTGCCGGAACTGTTCATCTGCGGCTATCCGCCGGAAGACCTGGTCCTGAAGCCGGCGCTGCAGTCGGCCTGCCGCGCCGCCGTCGAGGCGCTGGCGCGCGAGACCGGCGATGGCGGCCCGGCGGTGCTGATCGGCAGCCCCTGGGTCGATGACGGCAAGCTCTATAATGCCTGCGCGCTGCTCGACGGCGGGCGCATCGCCGCCATCCGTTACAAGGCCAATTTGCCGAACTACGGCGTGTTCGACGAAAAGCGCCTGTTCGCGCGCGGCCCCGCCGCGGGGCCGGTGACGATCCGCGGCATCCGGGTCGGCGTTCCCATCTGCGAGGACATCTGGCTCGAGGAATCAGAAGACTACGAGAACGTCGTCGAATGTCTTGCCGAGACCGGCGCGGAAATCCTGGTGGTGCCGAACGGCTCGCCCTATGCCCGCGACAAGAACGATCTGCGGCTGTCGATCGCGGTCGCCCGCGTCACCGAAAGCGGGCTGCCGCTGGTCTATCTCAACCAGATCGGCGGACAGGACGAGCTGGTGTTCGACGGTGCCTCGTTCGCGCTGAACGGCGATCTGTCGGTCGCTGCGCAATTGCCGGCGTTCGAGGAGAACATCACGACCCTGCGCTGGCGCAAGACCGACGCCGGCTGGCGCTGCGACGGGCCGGTGGCGCCCGTCGTCGACGGCGACAAGGGCGATTATGCGGCCTGCGTGCTCGGCTTGCGCGATTACGTCGGCAAGAACGGGTTTCCCGGCGTGCTGCTCGGCGTCTCCGGCGGCATCGATTCGGCGCTGTGCGCGGCGATCGCGGTCGATGCGCTCGGTGCCGACCGGGTCCGCGGCGTGATGCTGCCGTTTCGTTTTACCGCGCAGGTGTCGCTCGACGACGCGGCGAAACTCTCGAAAGCGCTCGGCATCCGCTACGAGGTGTTCCCGATCGCGCCGGCGGTGAACGGCTTTGAGGAAATCCTGTCCAAAACCTTCGCCGGCCTGCCGCGCGACATCACCGAAGAGAATCTGCAGGCGCGCACCCGCGGCACGCTGCTGATGGCGATCTCCAACAAGACCGGCGCGATGGTGGTCACGACCGGCAACAAGTCGGAAATGTCGGTCGGCTACGCTACAATTTATGGCGACATGAACGGCGGCTTCAATCCGATCAAGGACATCTACAAGACCGAGGTGTTCCGGCTCTCCACTTTACGCAATTCATGGAAGCCCGACGGCGCGCTCGGCCCATCAGGCGAAGTGATCCCGGTCCACATCATCACCCGGCCGCCGACCGCGGAGCTGCGCGAAAACCAGACCGACCAGGATTCGCTGCCGCCCTACGACATGCTCGACGCGATCCTGGAGCGGCTGGTCGAGCGCGAGGAGCCGCTGGCTGACATCATTGCCGCCGGCTTCGACGCGGCCGTGGTGACGCGGATCGACCGCCTGCTCAATATTGCCGAATACAAGCGGCGGCAGGCGGCTCCTGGCGTCAAGGTCACGCAAAAGAATTTCGGCAGGGATCGCCGCTATCCCATCACCAACCGTTTTCGCGATACCGGCAAGGCGCTGCCGCAACCGGACGATACGCTGCTGTCGCGCGCGGCCCGCGGGTCGGCGGAAGTGTTCGAGGGTTAG
- a CDS encoding PilZ domain-containing protein, which produces MAPRAQADKLQGNALTEALRDRLQADGSLVQPRMVVVMTADGPRLKIQREPRRQVDKQPAWFTVDDGMTRRTCFVLDVSPGGAKIVTDQVIDVRDRFKLALVPDHPKRQPCEVVWRRGKTYGLKFIP; this is translated from the coding sequence ATGGCTCCGCGCGCCCAAGCCGATAAATTGCAAGGCAATGCGCTAACCGAAGCTTTACGGGATCGCCTTCAGGCTGATGGCTCGCTAGTTCAACCACGGATGGTGGTCGTCATGACTGCTGATGGGCCAAGGCTGAAGATACAGCGCGAACCGCGGCGGCAGGTGGACAAGCAGCCAGCCTGGTTTACGGTCGACGACGGTATGACGAGGCGCACATGCTTCGTGCTGGACGTCTCGCCGGGCGGCGCCAAAATCGTGACGGATCAGGTGATCGACGTCAGGGACCGGTTCAAACTGGCGCTGGTGCCGGATCATCCGAAGCGCCAGCCCTGCGAAGTGGTTTGGCGTCGCGGCAAGACCTACGGCCTGAAATTCATTCCCTGA
- a CDS encoding diacylglycerol kinase, translated as MLRFWRATINTRNGLAFAIRSEQAVREEIAALVLALPLAWLIGVTTMRSVELVAAVAMVLVVELLNTAIEKLADRLTTDHDPQIGRVKDMGSAAVGVALVMAGLFWLFAIAECMGVI; from the coding sequence TTGCTGCGGTTCTGGCGGGCCACCATCAATACGCGCAACGGCCTCGCCTTTGCCATTCGCTCGGAGCAGGCGGTGCGCGAGGAGATCGCGGCCCTTGTGCTGGCTTTGCCGCTGGCGTGGCTGATCGGCGTCACCACCATGCGCAGCGTCGAACTGGTCGCCGCGGTCGCTATGGTGCTGGTGGTCGAGCTGCTCAACACCGCGATCGAGAAGCTCGCCGACCGGCTTACCACCGACCATGATCCGCAGATCGGGCGGGTCAAGGACATGGGCTCGGCGGCGGTCGGCGTCGCGCTGGTCATGGCCGGCCTGTTCTGGCTGTTTGCCATCGCCGAATGCATGGGCGTGATCTAA
- a CDS encoding class II 3-deoxy-7-phosphoheptulonate synthase — MSERWTPDSWRAKPSLQIPEYPDAKALADVEAQLATFPPLVFAGEARNLKKALGRVAKGEAFLLQGGDCAESFAEHGANNIRDFFRVLLQMAVVLTYAGALPVVKVGRIAGQFAKPRSSPTEKIDGVELPSYRGDIVNDIAFTREARTPDPQRQLMAYRQSAATLNLLRAFATGGFANLGSVHQWMLGFLKDSPQSRRYKELADRISDALNFMRACGLDLESHPELRATDFYTSHEALLLGYEQAFTRVDSTTGDWYATSGHMIWIGDRTRQLDHGHVEYFRGIKNPIGLKCGPSLKPDELLKLIDVLNPENEAGRLTLINRFGSDKIGDHLPGLIRAVQREGRVVVWSCDPMHGNTISSTSGYKTRPFDRILSEVKSFFTIHAAEGTHAGGVHLEMTGQDVTECIGGARAITQEDLSDRYHTVCDPRLNAEQSIDMAFLIAELLKQERAGKAQPMPAAAGL, encoded by the coding sequence ATGTCCGAGCGGTGGACACCCGATAGCTGGCGCGCCAAGCCGTCGCTGCAGATCCCCGAATATCCCGACGCCAAGGCGTTGGCCGATGTCGAGGCGCAGCTCGCCACGTTTCCGCCGCTGGTCTTTGCCGGTGAGGCCCGCAACCTGAAAAAGGCGCTCGGGCGCGTCGCCAAAGGCGAGGCGTTCCTGCTGCAGGGCGGCGACTGCGCCGAGAGCTTTGCCGAACACGGCGCCAACAACATCCGCGACTTCTTCCGTGTGCTGCTGCAGATGGCGGTGGTTTTGACCTATGCCGGCGCGCTGCCGGTGGTGAAGGTCGGCCGCATCGCCGGCCAGTTCGCCAAGCCCCGTTCGTCGCCGACCGAAAAGATCGACGGCGTCGAGCTGCCGAGCTACCGCGGCGACATCGTCAACGACATCGCCTTCACGCGGGAGGCGCGCACCCCCGATCCGCAGCGCCAGTTGATGGCCTACCGCCAGTCGGCGGCGACCTTGAACCTGCTGCGGGCGTTTGCCACCGGCGGTTTTGCCAACCTCGGCAGCGTGCATCAGTGGATGCTGGGCTTCCTCAAGGATTCCCCGCAGTCGCGGCGGTACAAGGAACTGGCCGACCGCATCTCGGACGCGCTGAACTTCATGCGCGCCTGCGGCCTCGATCTGGAAAGCCACCCGGAGTTGCGCGCCACCGATTTCTACACCAGCCACGAGGCGCTGCTGCTCGGCTACGAGCAGGCCTTCACCCGGGTCGATTCCACCACCGGCGACTGGTACGCGACCTCGGGCCACATGATCTGGATCGGCGACCGCACCCGCCAGCTCGATCACGGCCATGTCGAATATTTCCGCGGCATCAAGAATCCGATCGGCCTGAAATGCGGCCCCTCGCTGAAGCCGGACGAGCTACTGAAGCTGATCGACGTCCTCAATCCGGAGAATGAAGCCGGACGGCTGACGCTGATCAACCGTTTCGGATCCGACAAGATCGGCGATCACCTGCCGGGGCTGATCCGCGCCGTGCAGCGCGAGGGCCGCGTCGTGGTGTGGTCGTGCGATCCGATGCACGGCAACACCATTTCCTCGACCTCAGGCTACAAGACCCGCCCCTTCGACCGGATCCTTTCGGAGGTGAAGTCGTTCTTCACCATCCACGCCGCCGAAGGGACGCACGCCGGCGGCGTCCATCTGGAAATGACCGGGCAGGACGTCACCGAATGCATCGGCGGCGCGCGGGCCATTACGCAAGAGGATCTCAGCGATCGCTATCACACCGTGTGCGATCCCCGCCTCAATGCCGAGCAGTCGATCGACATGGCCTTCCTGATCGCCGAACTGCTCAAGCAGGAACGCGCCGGCAAGGCGCAGCCGATGCCGGCCGCAGCGGGACTCTGA